The following are encoded in a window of Nibricoccus aquaticus genomic DNA:
- a CDS encoding PfkB family carbohydrate kinase, translating into MKRYTDFLQNVRGKILLGCDGFVDETYELVDVRRGPADFTPMKKLKQFGELIVQRADGGVGLELVPKRRCEGGFAINTGRVAACLGLKPRLPGLYGGKAIDPAYEPFAKICELHSLGDPALTIALEFGDGKILMSNLEAVSTLSWSDFEKHFGQAKLDAMFSGVDILGLGYWSLTANFDELFQGFMDQYRTATPPRRMFFDFADIKKKSSESFLRSLELIRSFSGKIPMVLSLNEHEVLELCSRIGVARPELTPAAIGSALAVAREKIGFAELVVHTPEFAVATSVTEGVALALQARQTKIVRLAGAGDSFNGGYLCASLGELSLKERLVVANAVTAFFVTHGFPPNREELAAQIEKAADK; encoded by the coding sequence ATGAAACGATACACTGACTTCCTACAAAACGTTCGCGGGAAAATCCTGCTCGGCTGCGACGGCTTCGTCGATGAGACGTACGAGCTGGTGGACGTGAGGCGAGGGCCGGCCGACTTCACGCCGATGAAAAAGCTCAAGCAGTTCGGCGAGCTGATCGTCCAGCGCGCGGATGGCGGTGTGGGACTGGAGCTGGTGCCGAAGCGCCGTTGCGAGGGCGGTTTTGCGATCAACACCGGCCGCGTCGCCGCGTGTCTCGGTTTGAAGCCGCGTCTGCCCGGTCTCTACGGCGGCAAGGCCATCGACCCGGCGTACGAGCCGTTCGCGAAAATCTGCGAGCTGCATTCCCTCGGCGATCCGGCGCTGACGATCGCGTTGGAGTTTGGTGACGGGAAGATCCTGATGAGCAATCTCGAGGCGGTCTCCACGCTGAGCTGGAGCGATTTCGAGAAACATTTCGGACAGGCGAAACTCGATGCCATGTTCTCGGGCGTCGACATCCTCGGGCTCGGCTACTGGTCGCTCACGGCGAATTTCGACGAGCTATTCCAAGGCTTCATGGACCAGTATCGAACGGCGACGCCGCCACGCCGGATGTTTTTCGATTTCGCCGACATCAAGAAGAAGTCCAGCGAGAGTTTCCTCCGCAGCCTGGAGTTGATCCGGTCTTTCAGTGGCAAAATCCCGATGGTGCTCAGTCTGAACGAACATGAGGTGCTGGAGTTGTGTTCGAGGATTGGCGTGGCGCGTCCGGAGCTGACGCCGGCTGCGATCGGCTCGGCGCTGGCGGTTGCGCGCGAAAAAATCGGCTTTGCGGAACTGGTGGTGCACACGCCGGAGTTTGCGGTGGCGACGAGTGTCACGGAGGGCGTGGCACTCGCTTTGCAGGCGAGGCAAACGAAGATCGTTCGTCTGGCCGGAGCGGGCGACAGCTTCAACGGCGGCTACCTCTGCGCGTCGCTCGGGGAGTTATCGCTCAAAGAGCGTCTTGTCGTGGCCAATGCGGTGACGGCTTTCTTCGTCACGCATGGATTTCCGCCGAACCGGGAAGAACTCGCTGCGCAGATCGAAAAGGCTGCGGACAAGTGA
- a CDS encoding glycosyltransferase, translating into MQHTLSVLIPAFNEERALPLCVTNVKSALERVASLVGGSEIVVCDNNSTDRTAEVARSLGCRVVFEPKNQIARARNAAARAAIGDWLLFVDADSWPSPELLEDAIRLMSAGVHVGCGSTIKIVDGPRWFKWAWESKNLSMRLLKWCPGGFLFCDRTSFEAIGGFPEEYYIFEEAEFVRRLKRHGGKNGFRFVVLHKHPFSASGRKGSKYGLWSWMKTACSFWLSPQKKSKDKAFAEKWYDSRR; encoded by the coding sequence ATGCAGCACACTCTCTCAGTGTTGATACCTGCATTCAACGAGGAGCGTGCACTTCCACTCTGCGTAACGAACGTGAAATCGGCTCTCGAACGAGTCGCTTCGCTCGTCGGCGGCTCGGAGATCGTCGTATGTGACAACAACTCCACGGATCGTACGGCGGAGGTGGCGCGTTCGCTCGGATGCCGAGTGGTATTCGAACCCAAAAACCAGATAGCGCGTGCCCGAAACGCGGCTGCGAGAGCAGCAATCGGCGACTGGCTGTTGTTTGTCGATGCCGACTCATGGCCATCGCCAGAGCTTCTCGAAGACGCGATCCGGTTAATGAGTGCCGGAGTTCATGTGGGGTGCGGAAGCACGATCAAAATCGTCGACGGCCCTCGCTGGTTCAAATGGGCGTGGGAAAGTAAGAACCTGAGCATGCGCCTGCTGAAATGGTGCCCGGGCGGTTTTCTTTTCTGCGATCGCACGTCGTTCGAAGCGATCGGCGGCTTCCCCGAGGAGTATTACATTTTCGAAGAAGCTGAGTTCGTGCGCCGCTTGAAACGTCATGGCGGGAAGAACGGCTTTCGGTTTGTGGTTCTCCACAAGCATCCCTTCTCGGCCTCTGGTCGCAAAGGGTCAAAATACGGCCTCTGGTCGTGGATGAAAACAGCGTGCTCCTTCTGGCTTTCACCGCAAAAAAAGTCCAAGGACAAAGCCTTCGCCGAAAAGTGGTACGACAGCCGCCGGTAA